A window of Gouania willdenowi chromosome 12, fGouWil2.1, whole genome shotgun sequence contains these coding sequences:
- the LOC114473401 gene encoding zinc finger protein 454-like encodes MEQFKAPSSLSLTANPADNWCSWEQSFRRYIAASGEKDEKGKIDILLHTIGEDAMEVLNTLTVRGEGDELTMEDVLQAFKDYCSPQRNVVFERNQYWSHQRTAGTSINTFMTELRHKSKDCEFGISENDMLRDKLVLSITDSHLKKRLIRERRLTLYRAIEICRATEQNMTLSEAVQTEHGVQEVPVDGEMKMILPDKSLHHNTSKQLGYQSVPNTDETEKLVLAAFMPKVHLHRFQLQQPSVTDCVFSERKNVEELLPERLHMKEEPETLSEGQEKNQLCVQQETNSAACPVKCEDEEEKPQASHLHLRQLTEMNMKEEPSTCGLNELMKRQSVGNNVKRPEEAQNPDPNSLIRQGPDGTETDSYQTEGSSEDDDDEDCWQKPLSETEAEADSDSTTKKRKMSHSSKNAEMGCKASKTKISSFQQICSKKVQVKMTSECVGGEKASLTAASKLRIHSGEKLFKCVVCSKCFGYKTDLNSHMRSHTGEKPFKCDICSKCFTEKVNLKSHMRIHTGEKPFKCDVCSNFFTEKVNLKSHMRIHTGDKLFKCDVCSKCFNQKANLKSHMRIHTGEKPFKCDVCSKCFTQRNHLQSHMRIHTGEKPFKCDVCSKCFTRTNSLQSHMRIHAGEKPFKCDVCSKCFTKKVNFNSHMRIHTGEKPFKCDVCSKCFTKNVNLKSHMRIHTGEKPFKCDLCSKYFIQKKDLKRHMGMHSGERQFKCDVCSKCFTCKDSLQSHMRIHTGETI; translated from the exons ATGGAGCAGTTCAAAGCACCGTCATCATTGTCTCTCACCGCTAACCCTGCTGACAACTGGTGCAGCTGGGAACAAAGCTTTAGGCGGTATATAGCGGCCTCAGGGGAGAAAGATGAAAAAGGAAAGATTGACATTTTACTCCACACCATCGGCGAGGATGCAATGGAAGTGTTAAACACACTGACGGTTAGAGGTGAGGGAGATGAGCTGACAATGGAGGATGTtcttcaagcctttaaagatTACTGCAGTCCACAGAGAAATGTTGTCTTTGAACGAAATCAATATTGGTCCCATCAGAGGACAGCAGGGACATCAATAAACACATTCATGACAGAGCTGCGCCACAAAAGCAAAGACTGTGAGTTTGGAATAAGTGAGAATGACATGCTCAGAGATAAGCTTGTGTTAAGCATCACAGACTCTCACCTAAAAAAGAGACTGATACGGGAAAGACGTCTAACGTTATACAGAGCAATAGAAATATGCAGAGCAACAGAGCAAAACATGACTCTGTCAGAAGCCGTCCAGACTGAACATGGAGTACAAGAAGTTCCAGTGGAtggtgaaatgaaaatgatcctTCCTGACAAGAGTCTCCACCATAACACCAGCAAACAGTTAG GTTATCAATCTGTTCCTAATACAGATGAAACAGAAAAACTTGTGCTGGCTGCCTTCATGCCCAAAGTTCATCTGCACAGATTTCAGCTCCAGCAGCCGTCAGTcactgattgtgttttcagtgagagGAAGAATGTGGAGGAGCTGCTCCCAGAGCGTCTCCACATGAAGGAAGAACCagagacgctcagtgaaggtcaggagAAAAACcagctttgtgtgcagcaggagacaaacagtgctgcttgtcctgttaaatgtgaagatgaagaggagaagcctcAGGCCTCCCATCTACACTTGAGACAACTAACAGAAATGAACATGaaggaggaaccttcaacctgtggtttaaatgaattaatgaaaagaCAAAGTGTGGGAAATAACGTCAAAAGACCAGAAGAAGCCCAGAACCCAGATCCAAACAGTTTAATACGacaaggtcctgatggaacgGAAACAGACTCGTATCAGACTGAGGGTAGTAgcgaggatgatgatgatgaagactgTTGGCAGAAACCTCTGTCAGAGACTGAAGCTGAAGCTGACTCTGACTCTACCACgaaaaagagaaagatgtcTCACTCAAGTAAAAATGCTGAAATGGGATGTAAAGCTTCCAAAACAAAGATTagttcatttcaacagatttgttcAAAGAAGGTTCAGGTAAAAATGACATCTGAATGTGTGGGTGGTGAGAAAGCTTCACTCACTGCAGCTTCAAAACTGAGAATTCACTCAGGAGAGAAACTATTTAAATGTGtcgtttgtagtaaatgtttcgGTTATAAGACTGACCTTAATTCACACATGAGAtcccacacaggagagaaaccatttaaatgtgacatttgcagtaaatgttttaccGAGAAGGTCAACCTTAaatcacacatgagaatccacacaggagagaaaccatttaaatgtgatgtttgtagcaATTTTTTTACAGAGAAGGTTAACCTTAAATCACAcatgagaattcacacaggagataaactatttaaatgtgatgtttgtagtaaatgttttaaccaGAAGGCCAACCTTAaatcacacatgagaatccacacaggagagaaaccatttaaatgtgatgtttgtagtaaatgttttacgcAAAGGAatcacctgcagtcacacatgagaatccacacaggagagaaaccatttaaatgtgatgtttgtagtaaatgtttcacCCGTACGAATTCCttgcagtcacacatgagaatccatgcaggagagaaaccatttaaatgtgatgtttgtagcaAATGTTTTACCAAGAAGGTCAACTTTAATTCACAcatgagaattcacacaggagagaaaccatttaaatgtgatgtttgtagcaAATGTTTTACCAAGAATGTTAACCTTAaatcacacatgagaatccacacaggagagaaaccattcaaatgtgatctttgtagtaaatattttattcaaaagaaagACCTTAAAAGGCACATGGGAATGCACTCAGGTGAAAGacaatttaaatgtgatgtttgtagtaaatgttttacttgtAAGGATTCCttgcagtcacacatgagaatccacacggGAGAAACCATATAA